In Nitrosophilus labii, the following proteins share a genomic window:
- a CDS encoding transposase produces the protein MEKLNKNQEEIKRFTAKKKASIVMDIFQGKTTVTEVARKYDLTPGEIEEWMEDARRDMENQLRARPKDIAAIYEEKIKDMKAVIGELTLENIALKKYDALFGKEKK, from the coding sequence ATGGAGAAATTAAATAAAAATCAAGAAGAGATAAAGCGTTTTACAGCAAAAAAGAAAGCTTCCATCGTTATGGATATTTTTCAAGGAAAAACAACAGTAACTGAAGTTGCGAGAAAGTATGATTTGACGCCTGGGGAAATAGAGGAGTGGATGGAAGATGCACGCAGAGATATGGAGAATCAGCTTCGTGCCAGACCTAAAGATATTGCTGCTATATATGAAGAGAAGATAAAAGATATGAAGGCAGTCATCGGTGAATTGACATTGGAGAATATCGCATTAAAAAAGTACGACGCTCTGTTCGGAAAAGAGAAGAAGTGA
- a CDS encoding DDE-type integrase/transposase/recombinase encodes MQVQSEMRSEGYSISITKLCSLFELPCRSFYYKPIKRMQKLDEGRVKKVKEMIEKFPTYGYRRLALLLGMNKKAVQCILQLKSWQVRKRSKGHRPRAKMMPSRSHYPNQRWAIDMTRIYSINDGWSTLACMIDTCTCEIVGWRLSKSGKANTAEAALQEDLIYRFGRLQRLKEPIVLRSDNDLVFSSKSFTKTIKDYNFTQEFITPYTPEQNGMIERFFRTIKEECIWHYNFKSLKEANKIIGIMSRKIRNFPSQQVIFGSVKITV; translated from the coding sequence ATGCAAGTTCAGAGCGAGATGAGAAGTGAAGGTTACTCAATCAGCATCACAAAGCTTTGTTCTCTTTTTGAACTTCCATGCAGGAGCTTTTATTATAAACCAATTAAAAGAATGCAAAAACTAGATGAAGGGCGTGTTAAAAAAGTCAAAGAGATGATTGAAAAGTTTCCAACGTATGGCTATCGTCGTTTAGCTTTGCTGCTTGGAATGAACAAAAAAGCAGTGCAGTGCATTCTGCAACTAAAAAGTTGGCAGGTAAGAAAGCGTTCCAAAGGGCATAGGCCAAGAGCCAAAATGATGCCTTCACGTTCACACTATCCCAATCAAAGATGGGCAATCGATATGACCCGCATCTACAGTATCAATGATGGCTGGAGTACTTTAGCTTGCATGATTGATACTTGTACCTGTGAAATCGTTGGATGGAGACTCTCAAAAAGCGGTAAAGCAAACACAGCAGAGGCAGCTTTGCAAGAAGATCTAATCTACCGTTTCGGAAGACTCCAGCGATTGAAAGAGCCCATTGTATTACGAAGCGACAATGATCTAGTTTTTAGCAGCAAATCATTCACCAAAACAATCAAAGATTATAATTTTACTCAGGAATTTATTACTCCCTACACTCCTGAACAAAATGGTATGATTGAAAGGTTCTTCCGAACCATCAAGGAAGAGTGTATCTGGCACTATAACTTCAAATCACTCAAGGAGGCTAATAAAATTATTGGGATAATGTCAAGAAAAATTCGCAATTTTCCTTCCCAGCAAGTTATATTTGGGAGTGTAAAAATAACTGTGTAA